One genomic region from Cucumis melo cultivar AY chromosome 9, USDA_Cmelo_AY_1.0, whole genome shotgun sequence encodes:
- the LOC103503525 gene encoding uncharacterized protein LOC103503525, giving the protein MRTKPRTKRNLRDLKVEDQTHNVVFPSQQHPDSACVFRSTRDDKPFHFTLKVQSFSFLKAALAKSQRHRYESHSFDVGGYKWKLALYPNGDVKRNGRADHISLYLVSAVDYILSTNSEVNVVFTFLIYDNLKDKYLTVQDGKIRCFHAMKTEWGFEKLVSLDTFNDASNGLLVDDCCVFGVDIFVMKCNDRKGEVLSLINQPTNNKYTWKLNNFSQLGSIFKESNPFTVESYPWKIQLYPRGCSEAKSGFLSMYLMFDSSNELPQGSQVYVEYEMAMLSQLEAAPEKKNL; this is encoded by the exons ATGAGAACAAAGCCGAGAACAAAGCGGAACCTGAGAGACCTAAAAGTGGAAGATCAAACCCACAATGTGGTCTTCCCTTCTCAGCAACATCCCGACTCTGCTTGCG TCTTTAGGTCCACAAGAGATGATAAACCATTCCATTTTACCCTCAAAGTCCAATCTTTTTCGTTTCTGAAGGCCGCACTTGCTAAGTCTCAGCGTCATAGATATGAATCCCACAGCTTCGATGTCGGCGGTTATAAATG GAAATTAGCTCTTTATCCTAATGGAGATGTGAAAAGAAATGGGCGTGCTGATCATATATCACTCTATTTGGTATCTGCTGTTGACTATATTTTATCTACTAATTCAGAGGTCAATGTTGTGTTTACATTTCTAATTTATGATAATCTCAAAGACAAGTATTTGACAGTTCAAG ATGGGAAAATAAGGTGTTTTCATGCGATGAAGACAGAGTGGGGATTTGAAAAGCTGGTTTCACTTGACACTTTCAATGATGCTTCAAATGGATTATTGGTTGATGATTGTTGTGTATTTGgtgttgatatttttgttatgaaatGCAATGATAGGAAAGGGGAGGTCCTTTCTTTGATCAACCAACCTACAAATAACAAATATACATGGAAACTAAACAACTTTTCCCAACTAGGTTCAATTTTCAAGGAATCTAATCCCTTTACAGTGGAGAGCTACCCTTG GAAGATCCAGTTGTATCCAAGAGGATGCTCGGAAGCGAAATCAGGCTTCTTGTCCATGTACCTGATGTTTGATAGTTCAAATGAGCTTCCACAAGGTTCTCAAGTATACGTGGAATATGAGATGGCTATGTTAAGTCAACTTGAAGCTGcaccagaaaaaaaaaactt ATAA